The Congregibacter litoralis KT71 genome contains a region encoding:
- a CDS encoding S9 family peptidase — translation MFSGALFKLPPKSSQQSKAGKLRGILGWASLVLLTPTLLGAQAEAITLDDVFASPNMFGTPPSAPKWAPDSQHFAFSWNDEGLPERGLWLASADGEELEELQLPEASDALSDFIWHGDSQALLVVLGSELWQLSISDRSSQRLGVLGKGASNLGLAPDGSKVAFLKEGDLWIFDLESKTSQALSNVGIAGLSALSIGRYNRPEREIGPGIWGGPTYAWSPDSGTIAVHLVDRRHLPKVPFPDYLSPETSPNEIRRAYPGDANESRQVGLINVSSGKMQLLPLESPKARQVIGFSWSVDGVLLVDIASDTAEDRWLYRVDDMQLETIWHSHRESRIYTGFASAWDADGQNIVFLSDLDDRYGLYRINALSMEESSKEALEDASEESLGESLEKSPRLLSDPRMDVLSAPQITASGQIIYAANAPSAAESQVFRVGPDDGTPERLTQPTQITQLPGYNTPYPSPDGKHLAFLHSEAARPPELYSVATAGGDAQRVTHSQGAAFSEQTWARTRYVSFPSLIDDYTLHARILEPPVLEPGKQYPVLFGPMYSNTVRNRWSGRYSRIQQLLVQKGYIVVQVDMRGSTGYGRDFREEFLVDFAGDDIEDIVSTVEYLKSEAHMDTDRMGIWGSSYGGTLSIYTLLKKPGLFRAGVAAAAAVDPHFFGTDDVAIVRRPDTHPGIFLNSAARYAKNLEDHLLIIHGMQDQVVPFKTTAALADVLIREGKDFDFAFAPGATHSWSREAHYSRYLFGKMLQHFDRYLQPREGMPQRGKNQR, via the coding sequence ATGTTTTCAGGCGCGCTCTTTAAACTCCCCCCAAAATCGTCACAGCAGAGCAAGGCCGGCAAACTCCGGGGGATCCTTGGGTGGGCGTCACTCGTACTGCTCACGCCCACACTCCTCGGCGCGCAGGCCGAGGCCATCACCCTGGACGATGTTTTTGCCTCCCCCAATATGTTTGGCACCCCGCCGTCGGCCCCGAAGTGGGCGCCGGACAGCCAGCATTTCGCTTTTAGCTGGAATGACGAAGGGCTGCCCGAGCGGGGACTGTGGTTGGCATCGGCAGACGGCGAAGAGCTGGAGGAGCTGCAGCTTCCCGAAGCATCGGACGCTCTTTCGGACTTCATCTGGCACGGCGACAGCCAGGCCCTCCTCGTGGTTTTGGGCAGTGAGTTGTGGCAACTGAGTATCAGCGATCGGTCATCGCAGCGATTAGGGGTGCTCGGCAAGGGCGCATCCAACCTTGGCCTCGCCCCCGACGGCAGCAAAGTGGCCTTTCTCAAAGAGGGCGATCTATGGATCTTTGATCTTGAGAGCAAGACCTCACAGGCGCTGAGCAATGTGGGTATCGCGGGCTTGTCGGCATTATCGATCGGTCGCTATAACCGGCCGGAGCGGGAAATCGGCCCGGGCATCTGGGGTGGCCCCACCTATGCGTGGTCACCGGACAGCGGCACCATCGCCGTGCACCTGGTCGATCGCCGGCATCTGCCCAAGGTGCCTTTCCCTGACTACCTATCGCCCGAGACCAGCCCCAATGAGATTCGCAGAGCCTATCCCGGAGACGCCAACGAGTCCCGCCAGGTAGGCCTGATCAATGTGAGCAGCGGAAAGATGCAGCTGTTGCCCCTAGAGAGCCCCAAAGCCCGCCAGGTGATTGGTTTTTCCTGGTCTGTCGATGGAGTGCTCCTCGTGGATATCGCCTCGGATACGGCAGAGGATCGCTGGCTGTACCGGGTCGACGACATGCAACTGGAGACGATCTGGCATAGCCACCGCGAGAGCCGCATCTACACCGGCTTCGCCTCGGCATGGGACGCCGACGGGCAAAATATTGTGTTCCTCAGTGACCTTGATGATCGCTACGGGCTGTATCGCATCAACGCCCTGTCGATGGAAGAGTCGTCGAAAGAGGCGTTGGAAGATGCGTCGGAGGAGTCGTTGGGAGAGTCGCTGGAAAAGTCACCCAGGCTACTCAGCGATCCGCGCATGGATGTGCTCTCTGCCCCGCAGATCACCGCCTCGGGACAGATCATCTATGCCGCCAATGCCCCCTCGGCCGCCGAAAGCCAGGTGTTCCGCGTGGGTCCGGATGATGGAACGCCAGAGCGACTCACACAACCCACACAGATTACACAACTACCCGGATACAACACGCCCTACCCCTCCCCCGATGGCAAGCACCTCGCATTTCTCCACAGCGAGGCTGCCCGGCCGCCGGAGCTTTATAGCGTTGCCACCGCAGGCGGAGACGCGCAGCGCGTCACGCACTCCCAGGGAGCGGCCTTCAGTGAGCAGACCTGGGCTCGCACACGCTATGTCAGCTTTCCCAGTCTGATTGATGACTACACACTCCATGCACGCATCCTGGAACCGCCGGTTCTCGAGCCCGGCAAACAATACCCCGTGCTCTTCGGCCCCATGTACTCCAATACGGTGCGTAACCGCTGGAGTGGTCGATATAGCCGCATCCAGCAGCTGTTGGTGCAGAAGGGCTACATCGTTGTGCAGGTGGATATGCGCGGCAGTACCGGTTACGGGCGGGATTTTCGCGAGGAGTTTCTCGTGGATTTTGCCGGCGATGATATTGAGGACATCGTCAGTACCGTTGAGTATCTGAAATCCGAAGCCCACATGGACACTGATCGCATGGGCATCTGGGGAAGCAGCTACGGCGGCACCCTATCTATCTACACACTATTGAAAAAACCCGGGCTTTTCCGTGCGGGCGTGGCTGCGGCAGCGGCGGTGGATCCGCACTTCTTCGGTACCGATGACGTGGCTATTGTCCGTCGCCCGGATACGCACCCCGGGATATTCCTCAACAGCGCCGCGCGCTATGCCAAAAATCTCGAGGACCATCTCCTGATCATCCACGGCATGCAGGATCAGGTCGTACCCTTCAAAACCACCGCCGCCCTTGCCGATGTCCTCATCAGAGAAGGAAAAGACTTCGACTTTGCTTTTGCCCCCGGGGCCACCCACAGCTGGAGCCGCGAAGCGCATTATTCGCGCTATCTGTTTGGAAAGATGCTGCAGCACTTTGATCGCTATCTGCAGCCCCGGGAAGGCATGCCGCAGCGAGGCAAAAATCAGCGCTGA
- a CDS encoding WD40/YVTN/BNR-like repeat-containing protein has product MKPALFFACLSMIFTAIVPAAMSAEDDRDFFDGIEARNVGPFRGGRATVAVGVRQNPHVYYMGTTGGVWKTENAGASWHPVSDDDIGSSAVGAIAVAASDPNVVVVGMGESPFRNIASSQGDGVYKSTDAGKSWTHIGFENVRQIGEIRIHPQDPDTIWVAAQGNTYAPADDGGVFKTTDGGATWRRVLTPLNESTGAVDLAIDPGNPRILFAAMWDNQRTPWKLRSGGEGSGLWRSTDGGESWERLVDDLPEGMGKLGVAVSGAKSGRVWAIIEAEGDEGGLYRSDDGGDSWSQLNSERILRARSWYYMHIFADPNDENTVYVLNAPFMKSIDGGKTFNQVQTPHGDNHYLWINPDNSDWMVNANDGGANVSFDGAESWSRQDNQPTAQFYRVNTDNAFEYRIYGGQQDNSTVAIRSRSRDGEIGRDDWEVHGGCESAYVAMDPNNPRYTYAGCYLGLIDEFDTETRTSRSVKAYSETGLGQLATDSRYRFNWNSPIHVSLHDPKVVYHGSNVLLKSENRGYDWMEVSPDLTRDEADKQGEGMGPYTNENIEQYNTIFSLAESPHDPDTLWVGSDDGLVHVTRDGGENWKNVTPKNAGRGLINAIEVSPHDPSVAYVVVMKYKEGDNKPYVYRTSNYGRSWSSIMDGLPDEHFVRVVREDPKRAGLLYAGMERGLFISFNNGKDWQAFQGTLPIVPITDLMVRRNDLVLATQGRAFWVIDDISPLRQFDEAQASAAVHLYAPMPAVRLTPTEGRAGGGESVAPSAPDGAVLYYALSDALDLEEQTLTLEVLNEEGELIRSFETDAEKGIEGGRGVIPAEQGLNRFIWDLRTDSTETLNYDVVYGARADKSIAGYAVAPGTYIVRLTLGDEVQEQTVEVSWDPINSYDGDAIAEQQVFVDEVFAMIDAIYTRVSSLQSIQEQVTLRHSLAKNAGDDAVAEAAEDLLDKLEAWQKSVTTPQRETFQDVLNFHPRIDAFLIDVYQQADRAVLGLTRGQRDRLNDLRPQWQEAMSAWETLVSEDVAAFNAVAGPAVAAPDWD; this is encoded by the coding sequence ATGAAGCCAGCGCTGTTTTTCGCCTGTTTGAGCATGATTTTTACCGCCATTGTTCCGGCTGCCATGAGTGCAGAGGACGATCGCGATTTCTTTGATGGGATTGAGGCGCGCAACGTCGGCCCCTTCCGTGGCGGACGGGCTACGGTCGCCGTAGGTGTTCGGCAGAACCCCCACGTCTATTACATGGGCACCACCGGTGGGGTGTGGAAAACCGAAAACGCCGGGGCCAGCTGGCATCCCGTCTCCGATGACGATATTGGCTCTTCCGCTGTGGGCGCTATCGCGGTAGCCGCCTCTGACCCCAATGTTGTTGTCGTCGGTATGGGGGAATCACCTTTTCGGAATATCGCCTCTTCCCAGGGCGACGGCGTGTATAAATCTACCGATGCCGGCAAAAGCTGGACGCACATCGGCTTCGAGAATGTCCGCCAGATTGGTGAGATTCGCATTCACCCCCAGGATCCTGACACCATCTGGGTCGCTGCCCAGGGCAACACCTACGCCCCCGCCGATGATGGGGGCGTGTTCAAAACCACCGATGGCGGCGCGACCTGGCGCCGCGTTCTGACCCCTCTCAACGAAAGCACCGGCGCGGTGGATCTGGCTATTGACCCCGGCAATCCGCGTATCCTTTTTGCCGCCATGTGGGATAACCAGCGCACGCCCTGGAAGCTTCGCTCCGGCGGCGAGGGCAGTGGCCTCTGGCGCTCCACGGACGGCGGTGAGAGCTGGGAGCGCCTGGTTGACGATCTGCCCGAGGGCATGGGCAAGCTCGGTGTCGCCGTATCCGGTGCAAAATCCGGTCGCGTCTGGGCGATTATCGAAGCTGAGGGCGACGAGGGGGGACTCTACCGTTCTGATGACGGCGGTGATAGCTGGAGCCAGCTGAACAGTGAACGCATCCTGCGGGCACGTTCCTGGTACTACATGCACATTTTTGCGGACCCCAATGATGAGAACACCGTGTACGTGCTCAACGCACCGTTCATGAAGTCCATCGATGGCGGCAAGACCTTTAACCAGGTGCAGACGCCCCATGGCGATAACCACTACCTATGGATCAATCCCGATAACTCAGACTGGATGGTGAACGCCAATGACGGCGGCGCCAACGTCTCCTTTGATGGCGCCGAGAGCTGGTCTCGCCAGGACAATCAACCCACGGCGCAGTTTTATCGCGTTAACACCGACAATGCCTTTGAGTACCGGATTTATGGCGGGCAGCAGGATAACTCCACGGTCGCCATTCGCAGCCGCTCCCGGGATGGCGAGATTGGCCGTGACGACTGGGAGGTGCACGGTGGTTGCGAAAGTGCCTATGTGGCCATGGATCCCAATAATCCCCGTTACACCTATGCCGGCTGTTATCTCGGGCTTATCGATGAGTTCGATACGGAGACGCGCACAAGCCGTTCCGTAAAAGCCTACTCCGAAACCGGTCTCGGCCAGCTGGCCACGGATTCCAGATATCGCTTTAACTGGAACTCGCCGATCCATGTGTCTCTGCACGATCCCAAAGTGGTCTACCACGGTAGCAATGTACTCCTGAAGTCGGAAAATCGCGGCTATGACTGGATGGAAGTCAGCCCCGATCTGACCCGCGATGAAGCGGACAAGCAGGGCGAGGGTATGGGCCCTTACACCAATGAGAACATCGAGCAGTACAACACCATCTTCTCCCTTGCGGAGAGCCCACATGACCCCGATACCCTGTGGGTGGGGAGCGATGACGGCCTGGTACACGTCACTCGGGATGGCGGCGAGAACTGGAAGAATGTAACGCCTAAAAACGCCGGTCGGGGTCTCATCAACGCCATTGAGGTGTCTCCTCACGATCCTTCCGTGGCCTATGTTGTCGTGATGAAGTACAAGGAGGGCGACAACAAACCCTACGTTTACCGCACGTCCAACTACGGTCGCAGCTGGTCGTCTATTATGGACGGACTGCCCGATGAGCACTTTGTACGAGTAGTACGTGAGGATCCGAAACGGGCGGGTCTTTTGTATGCCGGTATGGAGCGCGGTCTCTTTATCTCCTTTAACAACGGAAAAGACTGGCAGGCGTTTCAGGGCACGCTACCCATTGTGCCCATCACGGATCTCATGGTGCGCCGGAATGATCTGGTGCTGGCGACCCAGGGTCGGGCCTTCTGGGTTATCGATGACATTTCACCCCTGCGACAGTTTGACGAGGCTCAGGCATCGGCTGCGGTGCATCTGTATGCGCCCATGCCAGCGGTTCGCCTGACACCTACCGAGGGACGCGCCGGTGGCGGAGAGAGCGTTGCGCCGAGTGCGCCCGATGGTGCCGTGCTCTACTACGCATTGAGCGACGCCCTTGATCTTGAGGAGCAGACGTTGACCCTGGAGGTGCTCAACGAAGAGGGTGAGCTCATTCGCAGCTTTGAGACCGATGCGGAAAAGGGTATCGAAGGGGGACGAGGCGTGATCCCCGCGGAGCAGGGGCTGAACCGCTTTATCTGGGACCTGCGCACGGATTCCACTGAGACCCTGAACTACGACGTGGTGTATGGCGCCCGCGCCGACAAGTCCATTGCCGGCTATGCGGTAGCACCGGGGACCTACATCGTGCGTCTAACCCTTGGGGACGAGGTTCAGGAACAGACCGTTGAGGTGAGCTGGGATCCCATCAACAGCTACGATGGCGATGCCATTGCAGAGCAGCAGGTCTTTGTGGACGAGGTCTTTGCCATGATCGACGCGATCTACACGCGGGTGAGCAGTCTGCAAAGCATTCAGGAGCAGGTAACCCTGCGTCATTCCCTGGCGAAAAACGCCGGTGACGATGCGGTGGCAGAAGCGGCTGAGGACCTGCTCGACAAGCTCGAGGCCTGGCAAAAATCAGTGACAACACCCCAGCGGGAGACTTTTCAGGATGTCTTGAACTTTCATCCGCGCATTGATGCCTTTCTCATCGACGTCTATCAGCAGGCCGACAGAGCGGTGCTGGGGCTCACCCGTGGTCAGCGGGATCGTCTGAATGATCTTCGACCGCAATGGCAGGAAGCCATGTCCGCATGGGAAACCCTGGTGAGCGAGGATGTCGCAGCCTTTAACGCCGTGGCGGGCCCCGCCGTGGCGGCACCCGACTGGGATTAA